The genomic region TTCAGCGGACGCTGCATGAACACTCCGCACCGCCAGTGGCAGCCCGTCCGCCTCAGCCCGGCCCCGGCCTGGAAGGCCGACGTCGAACCCGTGCCGGAAACCGGGCCTGTGCTGGATGCCGGACCTTCGCTGGACGTCGAGCGGCTACAGGACAGGGTCGCTTCGGCCGTGGGGGACGTGCCTGCCCTGCTGGCCATCGCCCAGCAGGCCGGCCGTTCCGCGCCGAAGCCCGGTGACGGGCGGACTCCCCAACTCTGGGGACTGCTGGCATCGGTGGCAGCGGTGGACGTCGCCGCCGCGCGGGTTCTTGAACCACACCTGGATGCCGGCGCCATCCTGTCCCAGGCGGGAACGCCAGAATCTTTCACTGGATCGTGGGGCGTATACGCGGCCGAGGCCCCCGGCACGCGCCTGACGGCCGGACAGGTGTCCGCCTCCGCTGACGGGCGGTCCACAGCGGAGGCAGAATCCGGCGGGGCAGAACCCGCTGGGAAAGCCGTTGGCGTGCAGCTGAACGGCTCCAAACCCTGGTGCTCGCTGGCCCAGTTCGTGGACCACGCCGTGGTGACCGCGCACACCGAGGCCGGCGGCCGGGCCGCCTTTGCGGTCGATCTCAGGGCTGCCGGCGTCACGTGTGACGTGCCGGAATGGACCAGCCGCGGACTGCGTGAAATCCCCAGCGGAACGGTCCACTTCGACCGGGTACCGGCCGTGCCGCTTGGGGGTGACGGCTGGTACTTGCAGCGTCCAGGCTTTGCGTGGGGCGGCATGGGCGTTGCCGCGTGCTGGCTGGGCGGCGCCGTGGCGCTCGGACGGCACTTCGAAGCCGCGCTCCTACGGGGCGCCCGCTCCCAACGCGAGCCCGACCAGGTGGCGCTGGCCGCCCTCGGCGAAGTGGACCGGATCCTGACCTCCACCATCCAGTACCTTGCCCGGGCAGCTCAGGCCGTGGACGCTGCCCAGGCTGGCGCCGCCCGGGCGGGCCAGGAATCCGGCCAGGAAGCGGACGACGGCGAGCCCAACACCGAGGGCGGGGCTGAACTCAATGGCAGTGCCATAGGTGGGTGGAGCGAAGCGCTCCGGGTCCGG from Arthrobacter globiformis harbors:
- a CDS encoding acyl-CoA dehydrogenase family protein, whose product is MNTPHRQWQPVRLSPAPAWKADVEPVPETGPVLDAGPSLDVERLQDRVASAVGDVPALLAIAQQAGRSAPKPGDGRTPQLWGLLASVAAVDVAAARVLEPHLDAGAILSQAGTPESFTGSWGVYAAEAPGTRLTAGQVSASADGRSTAEAESGGAEPAGKAVGVQLNGSKPWCSLAQFVDHAVVTAHTEAGGRAAFAVDLRAAGVTCDVPEWTSRGLREIPSGTVHFDRVPAVPLGGDGWYLQRPGFAWGGMGVAACWLGGAVALGRHFEAALLRGARSQREPDQVALAALGEVDRILTSTIQYLARAAQAVDAAQAGAARAGQESGQEADDGEPNTEGGAELNGSAIGGWSEALRVRGTVAAAVERVQLLVSQNLGPGPLAFDERYGKCMADLSLYVRQHHATRDDAQLGALTLKGEHAW